One stretch of Candidatus Nealsonbacteria bacterium DNA includes these proteins:
- a CDS encoding helicase-related protein: MEEKKSEKSINQVLVASLCPYFLKKPNFWFEENFKKILHNQKTQSFFQDNVLFLEKGKKSNLSEVLRKLDEMGYEKVYKVSEIGEFSHSGGIIELFPINLNYAVRFDFLGNLLESIEKLEISIQDEEKAKKILKNKLKSQKFFSDLKGLKINEYLVHLDHGIGKFIGFFEEKKGNLKYYLLEYAQQDKLYVPLGLERKLSRYIGFTEPKISRLGSSIWQKTKKKIKEDAENLAKELLEIYAKRETTVRAPYVLNDEIQKQISGNFEYEETPDQLQALEEISQDLEKNQPMDRLVCGDVGFGKTEIALRTAVKAVCSGLQAVLICPTTILAEQHFQNFKKRIDNLPIKITRLSRLESKKTQEKIIKDLKNGSIDIAIGTHRILSKDVEFKNLGLLIIDDEQKFGVKQKEALKKIRTNLDVLSLSATPIPRTLYLGLSNFKSISLIYTPPPGRLAIKTFILPWSEKIIKESIEKELARKGQVYYLHNRIDNIEAVKKFLENLIPRAKVGIAHGRIGEKDLIKTMEDFRNKKFDILVATTIIENGLDLSNVNTLIVADAARLGLSQAYQLRGRIGRSDVQSFAFFLYSKKLSDLAKIRLKALKEAEEPGSGYRVALKDLEIRGAGNILGKEQSGNVNKVGLNLYCQMLNEAVEKLKNN, translated from the coding sequence ATGGAAGAAAAAAAATCTGAAAAATCAATTAATCAAGTTTTAGTCGCCAGCCTTTGTCCTTACTTTTTAAAAAAGCCGAATTTTTGGTTTGAAGAAAATTTTAAAAAAATATTGCACAATCAAAAAACCCAGTCTTTTTTTCAAGATAATGTTCTTTTTCTGGAAAAAGGAAAAAAATCAAACCTGTCTGAAGTATTAAGAAAGTTGGACGAAATGGGATATGAAAAAGTATATAAAGTGTCTGAGATTGGTGAATTTTCCCATTCCGGGGGAATAATCGAGCTTTTCCCGATAAATCTAAACTATGCCGTCAGGTTTGATTTCCTGGGCAACCTTTTGGAAAGCATTGAAAAGCTGGAGATTTCAATCCAAGACGAAGAAAAAGCGAAAAAAATTTTAAAAAACAAACTAAAATCACAAAAATTTTTTTCGGACTTAAAAGGATTGAAAATTAATGAATATTTGGTTCATCTGGATCATGGAATCGGAAAATTCATCGGTTTTTTTGAAGAAAAAAAAGGAAATTTAAAATATTATCTTTTAGAATACGCCCAGCAAGATAAACTGTACGTGCCCTTGGGACTGGAAAGAAAACTTTCCCGTTATATAGGATTCACAGAACCTAAAATTTCAAGACTGGGCTCTTCTATTTGGCAAAAAACAAAGAAAAAAATAAAAGAAGATGCGGAAAATTTGGCAAAAGAACTTTTAGAAATATACGCCAAAAGAGAGACAACCGTCAGGGCTCCTTATGTTTTAAATGATGAAATCCAAAAACAAATATCAGGCAACTTTGAATACGAAGAAACGCCCGACCAGCTTCAGGCGCTGGAAGAAATAAGCCAAGACTTGGAAAAAAACCAACCCATGGATAGGTTGGTTTGCGGAGATGTGGGGTTTGGAAAAACGGAAATTGCCTTAAGAACGGCCGTTAAAGCCGTTTGCTCCGGTTTGCAGGCTGTTTTAATCTGCCCGACCACTATTTTAGCTGAACAGCATTTCCAAAATTTTAAAAAAAGAATTGATAATCTGCCGATTAAAATAACCCGGCTTTCCAGATTGGAATCAAAAAAAACCCAAGAAAAAATAATCAAAGATTTGAAAAACGGCTCAATCGATATTGCGATAGGAACTCATCGCATATTATCAAAAGACGTTGAATTTAAAAACCTTGGACTTTTAATTATTGATGATGAACAAAAATTCGGAGTAAAACAAAAGGAAGCGTTAAAAAAAATAAGAACCAATCTTGATGTTCTCAGTCTTTCAGCGACCCCGATTCCAAGAACTTTATATTTGGGCCTTTCTAATTTTAAATCAATAAGCTTAATCTATACTCCTCCACCAGGCCGTCTGGCAATAAAAACTTTTATTCTCCCTTGGTCGGAAAAAATAATTAAAGAATCAATTGAAAAAGAATTGGCAAGAAAAGGCCAGGTTTATTATTTGCATAATCGCATAGACAATATTGAGGCTGTAAAAAAATTCTTGGAAAATTTGATACCCAGAGCCAAAGTAGGCATTGCTCACGGCCGAATTGGAGAAAAAGATTTGATAAAAACAATGGAAGATTTCAGAAATAAAAAATTTGATATCTTAGTGGCGACAACAATAATTGAAAACGGCCTGGACTTATCCAATGTTAATACTTTAATTGTGGCCGACGCCGCAAGATTGGGACTTTCCCAGGCCTATCAATTAAGGGGAAGAATCGGCAGGTCTGACGTCCAATCCTTTGCTTTTTTTCTCTATAGTAAAAAATTGTCGGATCTTGCTAAAATAAGATTAAAAGCTTTAAAGGAAGCCGAGGAACCGGGTTCCGGATATAGGGTTGCTTTGAAGGATTTGGAAATCAGGGGCGCCGGTAATATTCTGGGAAAAGAACAATCGGGCAACGTAAACAAAGTGGGTTTAAACCTATATTGCCAAATGCTGAACGAAGCTGTAGAAAAATTAAAAAACAATTAA
- a CDS encoding MFS transporter: protein MKPSKEIKILSLSFLFIFLGFAGVQQYLTSFFSEAGIAEVGFRSLILIYLFFILFNPLAAVFASKYGGKKSMLIGSIFYFIFIFFLLSKSPYLIYLISVFLGIGASLLWTGQNSFLIRASDEKSYGKNSGFFTSLQSFGSAVGVVLLGFLIGKFLFKLPILFFSFFPLMGFLLLFTLKDLKKEEKISNNFRLIKKSILSLTALRLASIYFAVQFIFGLVIGIIPIEIKNIFGAPCVGILSSLFYILPFLFSYYLGGLSDIIGRKKMIILSFFLIIVGLFSFIFSNHGFFLILGIILLAINSAIMRPVTAAFIGDISNSKNLEFITALFWMVQTIGVITALLISQLFIYEIKTIYLISIFVILISLVIILPLFRLKIEKIKEKLSQEIY, encoded by the coding sequence ATGAAACCAAGCAAAGAAATAAAAATATTAAGTTTGAGCTTTTTATTTATTTTTCTTGGATTTGCCGGAGTTCAGCAGTACCTTACTTCTTTTTTTTCTGAAGCAGGAATAGCTGAGGTTGGTTTTCGGTCTTTAATTTTAATTTATTTATTTTTTATTTTATTTAATCCTTTGGCAGCGGTTTTTGCTTCTAAGTATGGCGGAAAAAAATCAATGCTTATCGGTTCCATTTTTTATTTTATTTTTATCTTCTTTTTACTTTCAAAATCTCCTTACTTAATTTACTTAATTTCAGTTTTTCTAGGGATTGGCGCTTCTTTGCTTTGGACAGGGCAAAATAGTTTTTTAATAAGAGCGAGCGATGAAAAGTCTTATGGAAAAAATTCGGGATTTTTTACTTCCCTTCAATCTTTCGGTTCCGCCGTTGGAGTTGTTTTACTGGGATTTTTAATTGGAAAGTTTTTATTTAAATTACCGATTTTATTTTTTTCTTTTTTTCCCTTAATGGGTTTTTTATTGCTTTTTACTTTAAAAGATTTAAAAAAAGAAGAAAAAATATCAAATAATTTCAGGCTTATTAAAAAATCAATTTTAAGCTTAACAGCCCTTAGATTGGCAAGTATTTATTTTGCCGTGCAGTTTATTTTTGGCTTGGTAATTGGAATTATCCCGATTGAAATTAAAAATATTTTTGGCGCACCCTGTGTTGGAATTTTATCTTCTTTGTTTTATATTTTGCCATTTTTATTTTCCTATTATTTGGGAGGATTATCCGACATTATCGGAAGAAAAAAAATGATAATTTTGTCATTTTTTTTAATTATCGTTGGCCTTTTTTCGTTTATTTTTTCAAATCATGGATTTTTTTTGATATTGGGAATAATTTTATTGGCTATAAATTCGGCGATTATGAGGCCGGTAACCGCCGCTTTTATTGGAGACATAAGCAACAGCAAAAATCTCGAATTTATAACGGCTTTATTTTGGATGGTTCAGACAATAGGAGTGATTACTGCTTTATTAATTTCTCAATTATTTATTTATGAAATTAAAACCATCTACTTAATTTCCATTTTTGTCATATTAATTTCCTTGGTAATTATTTTGCCCCTTTTCCGGTTAAAAATAGAAAAAATAAAAGAAAAACTCTCTCAAGAAATTTATTAA
- a CDS encoding CDP-alcohol phosphatidyltransferase family protein encodes MINIYMLREIAQKLLIGLTGKFPKNITPNQWTVISFLFAVFSGIFIFLSGKLNNPYWLILAGIFLFFSSLLDAIDGIIARQRNLASKKGDFLDHVFDRFSDIIPILGIVWAGYIGWEIGMIALSIISLVSYLGVQVQALGIQREYRGLMGRTYRLVILNLFIFLNAFWTEKIGLAQFQFSLLGWAMIIFVVFGGITIVQRFIYALGAIESQR; translated from the coding sequence ATGATAAATATCTATATGTTAAGAGAAATAGCTCAGAAATTATTGATAGGCCTTACCGGAAAGTTTCCGAAAAATATTACTCCCAACCAGTGGACAGTTATTTCTTTTTTGTTTGCGGTTTTTTCCGGGATTTTTATTTTTTTATCAGGAAAGCTTAATAATCCCTATTGGTTAATTTTAGCCGGAATTTTTTTGTTCTTTAGCTCTTTATTAGACGCTATTGATGGCATAATAGCCAGACAAAGAAATTTAGCCAGCAAAAAAGGAGATTTTCTTGACCATGTTTTTGACCGTTTTTCCGACATAATTCCTATTTTAGGAATTGTTTGGGCGGGTTACATCGGTTGGGAAATAGGAATGATTGCTCTTTCTATTATATCGCTGGTATCATATCTGGGCGTTCAAGTTCAGGCTTTGGGAATCCAAAGAGAATACCGGGGTTTGATGGGAAGAACTTACAGATTGGTTATTTTGAATCTGTTTATTTTCCTAAACGCATTTTGGACAGAGAAAATCGGCTTGGCGCAGTTTCAGTTCAGTTTATTGGGTTGGGCAATGATAATTTTCGTAGTTTTCGGAGGCATCACTATCGTCCAAAGGTTTATTTATGCCCTTGGGGCGATAGAGAGTCAGAGGTAA
- the pth gene encoding aminoacyl-tRNA hydrolase, with translation MILIVGLGNPEKKFEETWHNLGQRVLNFICQKWQKDYSFSDWEKIKKTENEISKGKIKEELIILAKPLNFMNLSGKSVKKLLFYHKKSASSLIVIHDDLDLPLGKIKIAKNRGAAGHKGVQSIISELKSKNFARFRIGIKPDDQKIKNPEKFVLQKLNKKENEKIQEVIKVTTKAIETTIQKGLEKAMNQFNQQKKR, from the coding sequence ATGATTTTAATTGTTGGTTTGGGAAATCCCGAAAAAAAATTTGAGGAAACTTGGCATAATCTGGGCCAAAGAGTTTTGAATTTTATCTGCCAAAAATGGCAAAAAGATTATTCTTTTTCTGATTGGGAAAAAATAAAAAAAACAGAAAACGAAATCAGCAAAGGAAAAATAAAAGAAGAGTTAATCATTCTGGCCAAACCCCTGAATTTCATGAACCTTTCGGGAAAAAGCGTAAAAAAATTACTTTTTTATCATAAAAAATCGGCCAGCAGCTTAATAGTTATCCATGACGATTTAGACCTTCCTTTGGGTAAAATTAAAATCGCCAAAAACCGAGGAGCAGCCGGCCATAAGGGCGTTCAGTCAATAATTTCTGAATTAAAAAGTAAAAATTTCGCAAGATTCAGAATTGGAATCAAACCTGACGACCAAAAAATAAAAAATCCGGAAAAATTCGTTCTTCAAAAATTAAATAAAAAAGAAAACGAAAAAATTCAAGAAGTAATTAAAGTAACAACAAAAGCGATAGAAACAACTATCCAAAAAGGATTAGAAAAAGCAATGAATCAATTTAATCAACAAAAAAAGAGGTAA
- a CDS encoding phosphatase PAP2 family protein — protein sequence MEAFIFQAINNLALKNIWLDSFGLFFAIYFPYILAFFLLLFLFFDYKKYRLVVLQSFIAGSLARGIAEIIRFFVDRPRPFVNNEVNFLHIKSFIEDISSRSFPSGHASFFFGISTVLFFYNKKLGIIFFLASLPIVFARIYCGIHWPLDIVGGFIVGIFSGILVLKIFEKLKKQ from the coding sequence ATGGAGGCTTTTATTTTTCAGGCAATTAATAATTTAGCCTTAAAAAATATCTGGTTGGATAGTTTTGGGCTTTTTTTTGCGATATATTTTCCATATATTTTGGCCTTTTTTTTGTTATTGTTTTTATTTTTTGATTATAAAAAATATCGCTTGGTGGTTTTGCAATCTTTTATAGCCGGATCTTTAGCTAGGGGAATTGCCGAAATTATTCGTTTTTTCGTGGACAGGCCCCGCCCTTTCGTTAACAACGAGGTTAATTTTTTACATATTAAGTCTTTTATAGAAGATATAAGCAGCCGTTCTTTTCCTTCAGGACATGCTTCCTTTTTTTTCGGGATATCAACGGTTTTGTTTTTTTATAATAAAAAATTGGGAATTATTTTTTTTCTGGCCAGTTTGCCCATTGTTTTTGCCAGAATTTACTGCGGAATTCATTGGCCATTGGATATCGTGGGAGGATTTATCGTGGGAATTTTTTCAGGCATTTTAGTGCTCAAGATTTTTGAAAAACTTAAAAAACAATAA
- a CDS encoding geranylgeranylglyceryl/heptaprenylglyceryl phosphate synthase codes for MDKIDVWKYINEELKKGKLHATLIDPDKQEPKIAGKLGKKFTKMGTSFVMVGGSTLESQQQVDDTVIAIKENTDLPVILFPSGARFLSPYADALLFMSLLNSRNPKYIIREQAEASLYIESIGMQTISMGYLVIEPGMTVGKKGEADLIKRNDTKTAVKFLLAAKRFGFQTFYVEAGSGANETVPEKMIESIKALIENILFVGGGIKDIKTAEKTAKAGADIIVTGNAIEGINDAKMKNIIKAINNS; via the coding sequence ATGGATAAAATTGATGTTTGGAAATACATTAATGAAGAATTAAAGAAAGGGAAACTTCACGCCACCTTAATAGACCCAGACAAACAAGAGCCGAAAATAGCCGGAAAGTTGGGTAAAAAATTTACAAAAATGGGAACTAGTTTTGTAATGGTTGGCGGGTCTACATTAGAATCACAGCAACAAGTTGACGATACGGTAATAGCCATTAAAGAAAATACAGATTTGCCGGTTATTCTATTTCCTTCTGGTGCAAGATTTTTAAGTCCATACGCCGACGCCTTATTGTTTATGAGCCTTTTGAATTCTAGAAATCCAAAGTATATTATTCGAGAACAAGCAGAAGCTTCTTTGTATATCGAATCCATTGGCATGCAGACCATTTCAATGGGATATTTAGTGATTGAACCTGGGATGACCGTTGGGAAGAAGGGAGAGGCAGACTTAATTAAAAGAAATGATACGAAAACAGCAGTGAAGTTTCTTCTTGCCGCTAAACGATTTGGATTTCAGACTTTTTATGTAGAAGCAGGTTCAGGCGCGAATGAAACGGTTCCAGAAAAAATGATAGAATCGATAAAGGCTTTAATTGAAAATATTTTATTTGTTGGGGGCGGCATTAAAGACATTAAAACCGCAGAGAAAACGGCGAAAGCTGGAGCAGATATTATAGTGACAGGAAATGCTATTGAAGGAATAAACGATGCAAAGATGAAAAATATTATCAAGGCGATAAATAATAGTTAA
- a CDS encoding L-threonylcarbamoyladenylate synthase has protein sequence MKIIKEKSKGTIQEAVKAITKGEVLVLPTDTVYGLIADATSKRAVEKIFKIKNRQKSKSLPVFVQDIAMAKKMAKISNSQEKFLKEVWPGKVTVVLEKRKDCKLPKAVFGGKNTIGFRLPDYKLINVLLEKINKPLIGTSANISGKGDFIEIKKIINQFKNKKYRPDIIVDAGNLKKSKISTVIDFSKRMPEILRIGQVSKDKISKKYNKKIK, from the coding sequence ATGAAGATTATTAAAGAAAAATCAAAAGGGACAATCCAAGAGGCGGTTAAAGCCATTACAAAAGGAGAAGTTTTGGTTTTGCCGACCGATACGGTTTACGGATTAATAGCTGATGCTACTTCTAAAAGGGCCGTAGAAAAAATTTTTAAGATTAAAAATCGGCAGAAATCAAAGTCTTTACCTGTTTTTGTTCAAGATATTGCAATGGCAAAAAAAATGGCCAAAATAAGCAATAGCCAAGAGAAATTTTTAAAAGAAGTTTGGCCGGGCAAGGTAACCGTTGTTTTAGAAAAAAGAAAAGATTGTAAACTGCCCAAAGCTGTTTTTGGCGGGAAAAATACGATAGGATTTCGATTGCCCGATTATAAACTGATAAATGTGTTGCTTGAAAAAATAAACAAACCCTTAATCGGAACTTCAGCTAATATTTCCGGCAAGGGCGACTTTATTGAGATTAAAAAAATTATAAATCAGTTTAAAAATAAAAAATATAGGCCCGATATTATTGTTGACGCCGGTAATCTTAAAAAAAGTAAAATCTCAACCGTGATTGATTTTAGCAAAAGGATGCCCGAAATTTTGAGAATTGGTCAGGTTTCAAAAGACAAAATATCAAAAAAATATAATAAAAAAATAAAATGA
- the purN gene encoding phosphoribosylglycinamide formyltransferase → MKNKIEKIKLAVLIGKGGRLKAIYQCVKKIKNADLTLVVSHKKISPGVEWAKEKGIESFYFRLSDWKESREAYNLELADILKKKNVNLVILAGWDLVLYQEFLNCFLNKVINIHPSLCPAFPGMDAEKMALDYGVNYTGCTLHFVDPGVDTGAIILQRAIEIGPKETVESLQKKIHQKEEEILCKGIKLFCQGKLKIEGNKVLIK, encoded by the coding sequence ATGAAAAATAAAATAGAAAAAATTAAATTGGCAGTTTTAATCGGAAAAGGCGGCAGATTAAAAGCGATTTATCAATGCGTTAAAAAAATAAAAAATGCAGATTTAACTTTGGTCGTTTCCCATAAAAAAATATCTCCGGGCGTGGAATGGGCTAAAGAAAAGGGGATAGAATCTTTTTATTTCAGACTAAGCGATTGGAAAGAATCCAGGGAGGCTTATAATCTGGAGCTGGCCGATATTTTAAAGAAAAAAAATGTGAACTTGGTGATTTTGGCCGGTTGGGACTTGGTTCTTTATCAAGAATTTTTAAATTGTTTTTTAAATAAAGTTATTAATATTCATCCTTCTTTGTGCCCGGCTTTTCCGGGAATGGATGCCGAGAAAATGGCCTTGGATTACGGAGTAAATTACACCGGCTGTACTTTGCATTTTGTAGACCCCGGGGTCGATACCGGAGCCATAATTTTGCAAAGAGCAATTGAGATAGGGCCCAAGGAAACAGTGGAGAGTTTGCAAAAAAAGATACACCAAAAAGAAGAAGAAATTTTATGCAAAGGCATAAAATTATTTTGCCAGGGAAAATTAAAAATAGAGGGGAATAAAGTTTTAATAAAATAA
- the dprA gene encoding DNA-processing protein DprA: MEEIKKISFEDKNYPNLLKKIQKPPKELYLKGNILSDELCFAIVGTRRFSSYGKQVAWDMAGDLSESGLTIVSGLAPGIDTFAHSSVIERNKRTIAVLGTGLDEKSIYPQSNLRLAKKIIEKGGTLLSEYPPGTRGTRFTFPQRNRIISGLSLGVLVIEAKEKSGSLITANCAFSQKRKVFAVPGSIYSSNSQGCHYLIKKGAKLIQTSQDILQELNLSGKKNKEKLMGENEEENIILKTLLEGSLHIDEIIKKAKLQTSIVNKTLTILEIKNKIRNLGGNIYAINNR, translated from the coding sequence ATGGAAGAAATAAAAAAAATTTCATTTGAAGATAAAAACTATCCGAATCTTTTAAAAAAAATCCAAAAACCGCCCAAAGAGCTTTATTTAAAAGGAAATATATTATCCGACGAATTATGTTTTGCGATTGTAGGAACCAGAAGATTTTCTTCTTACGGAAAGCAGGTTGCTTGGGATATGGCCGGAGACCTATCCGAATCAGGACTGACTATTGTCTCAGGTTTAGCCCCAGGAATTGATACCTTTGCTCATTCTTCGGTCATAGAAAGAAATAAGCGAACAATTGCGGTGTTAGGCACCGGCTTGGATGAAAAAAGTATTTATCCCCAATCTAATCTAAGATTAGCAAAAAAAATAATAGAAAAAGGAGGAACCCTGCTTTCGGAATATCCGCCAGGCACCCGAGGAACCCGTTTTACCTTTCCCCAAAGAAATAGAATTATTTCCGGCCTTTCTTTGGGAGTTTTAGTTATAGAAGCTAAAGAAAAAAGCGGTTCTTTAATCACGGCTAATTGCGCTTTTTCCCAAAAAAGAAAAGTTTTTGCCGTACCCGGCTCCATTTATTCTTCCAACTCCCAGGGTTGCCATTATTTAATAAAAAAAGGGGCAAAATTAATTCAAACCTCCCAAGATATTTTGCAAGAATTAAATTTATCAGGTAAAAAGAATAAAGAAAAGTTAATGGGCGAAAACGAAGAAGAAAATATAATTTTAAAAACTCTTCTTGAAGGCTCTCTCCACATAGACGAGATAATAAAAAAAGCCAAGCTTCAAACTTCTATTGTAAACAAAACTTTAACCATTCTGGAAATTAAAAACAAAATAAGAAATTTAGGCGGAAATATTTATGCAATTAATAATCGTTGA
- the topA gene encoding type I DNA topoisomerase, with product MQLIIVESPTKGKTIGKFLGPSYKVLSSYGHVRDLPKSKLGIKIKNDFEPEYIIPTKAKKNVQLLKKEIKKSKSVILATDEDREGEAIAWHLVEALELNKKDSYQRIVFHEITKSAIKEALKNPRAIDINLVNAQQARRILDRLVGYKLSPFLWKKMMRGLSAGRVQSVAVRLIADREKEIKNFIPQEYWQITTSFKKDEKNFESILIKKDGKILAKLEIKNSKEAEKILQELKGAEYKIISVEKKENEKNPLPPFTTSTLQQESWQRFKFPAKLTMRLAQNLYEKGFITYHRTDSLNLSELSLFSAKKFINENYGEKYWAGFLRKYKAKGKVQEAHEAIRPAYPDKSPDKLELDENNFKLYDLIWRRFIACQMAKAIFNHTSIEIEAKNPAPNLPTSQDDNEGYIFGTNGQTLKFDGFLKVYPLKIKETELPILEKNEILEFLSILPSQHFTLPSARFTEATLIKELEKNGIGRPSTYAPILATIQERNYVEKNEKRQFQPTEIGVMVNDLLVEHFKEIVDIKFTAQMEEELDEIAEGKKDWVKVLWSFYEPFEINLSKKEKEVIKKDLTEKTEKKCPKCGAPLIIRFGKFGKFLACSSFPKCKHTESLPSLKLGIKCPKCKSGEITEKRTKRKKIFYGCNLFPKCDFALWNKPTGEICKKCGSLLVKTKKEQIKCSNKECDSKEEINPPLSQNNQET from the coding sequence ATGCAATTAATAATCGTTGAATCGCCAACTAAAGGAAAAACCATCGGTAAATTTTTAGGCCCTTCTTACAAGGTCCTTTCTTCTTATGGGCATGTCCGAGATTTGCCTAAAAGCAAACTGGGAATAAAAATAAAAAATGATTTTGAGCCCGAATATATAATTCCGACAAAAGCCAAAAAAAATGTTCAGTTGTTAAAGAAGGAAATAAAAAAATCAAAATCAGTCATTCTGGCGACCGATGAAGACCGGGAAGGAGAAGCAATCGCCTGGCATTTAGTCGAGGCCCTGGAATTAAATAAAAAAGATTCTTATCAAAGAATCGTTTTTCATGAAATTACCAAGTCCGCCATTAAAGAAGCCCTTAAAAATCCCCGGGCAATAGATATAAATTTAGTTAACGCCCAGCAGGCCCGCCGGATTTTAGACCGATTAGTGGGATACAAACTCTCTCCGTTTTTATGGAAAAAAATGATGAGAGGATTATCGGCCGGCAGGGTCCAATCGGTAGCGGTAAGATTAATTGCCGACAGAGAAAAAGAAATCAAAAATTTTATTCCCCAAGAATATTGGCAAATTACGACCTCTTTTAAAAAAGACGAAAAAAATTTTGAATCTATTTTAATTAAAAAAGACGGAAAAATCCTGGCGAAATTGGAAATTAAAAACAGCAAAGAGGCTGAAAAAATCCTCCAAGAATTGAAAGGAGCGGAATATAAAATAATAAGTGTTGAAAAAAAAGAAAACGAAAAAAACCCCTTGCCTCCTTTCACAACCAGCACCCTCCAGCAAGAAAGCTGGCAAAGATTTAAATTTCCCGCAAAGCTGACAATGAGATTGGCTCAGAACCTTTACGAAAAAGGGTTTATCACTTACCACCGGACCGATTCTTTGAATTTATCCGAACTTTCCCTCTTTTCCGCCAAAAAATTTATAAACGAAAATTACGGTGAAAAATATTGGGCGGGATTTTTAAGAAAATATAAAGCGAAGGGCAAGGTTCAAGAAGCCCATGAAGCAATAAGGCCGGCTTATCCGGATAAATCGCCGGATAAATTAGAACTGGACGAAAACAACTTCAAGCTCTATGACCTTATTTGGCGAAGATTTATCGCTTGCCAAATGGCAAAAGCTATTTTCAACCATACTTCAATTGAGATTGAAGCCAAAAATCCTGCCCCGAACCTCCCGACAAGTCAGGATGATAATGAGGGGTATATTTTCGGAACCAATGGCCAAACTTTAAAATTTGACGGGTTTTTAAAAGTTTATCCTTTAAAAATCAAAGAAACCGAGTTGCCCATTTTGGAAAAAAACGAAATCTTGGAATTTTTAAGCATTTTGCCTTCTCAACATTTTACCCTGCCTTCCGCAAGATTTACCGAAGCCACTTTGATTAAAGAATTGGAAAAAAACGGCATTGGCCGGCCCTCGACTTATGCTCCCATTTTAGCCACTATCCAAGAAAGAAATTATGTGGAAAAAAACGAAAAAAGGCAATTTCAGCCGACTGAAATCGGAGTAATGGTTAACGATTTGTTAGTTGAACACTTCAAAGAAATCGTGGATATTAAATTTACCGCCCAAATGGAAGAAGAGCTGGACGAAATCGCCGAGGGCAAAAAAGATTGGGTAAAAGTTCTTTGGAGTTTTTACGAACCATTTGAAATAAATCTTTCAAAAAAAGAAAAAGAAGTTATAAAAAAAGATTTGACGGAAAAAACCGAAAAAAAATGCCCTAAATGCGGCGCTCCTTTAATCATCAGATTTGGAAAATTTGGAAAATTTCTTGCTTGCTCAAGTTTTCCCAAATGCAAGCATACCGAAAGCTTGCCCAGCTTAAAATTGGGAATTAAATGCCCGAAATGTAAAAGCGGAGAAATTACTGAAAAAAGAACGAAAAGGAAAAAAATTTTTTACGGCTGCAATCTTTTCCCTAAATGCGATTTTGCTTTGTGGAATAAGCCAACCGGTGAAATTTGCAAAAAATGCGGTTCGCTTTTAGTAAAAACAAAAAAAGAACAAATAAAGTGTTCCAACAAAGAATGCGATTCAAAAGAAGAAATTAATCCTCCCTTGTCTCAAAATAATCAGGAGACTTAG